AAGTTTTTCTTTTTGTGAATTTGAATATTGTTGTATCAGTGAATACTTATGTATGTCAAAGAGTTGAACTTCAATAAGCATattcatttaattagtttatacaCATTTATACACATTTTTGGATGTCTGATAAAGAATTTGGGTGTTGAAAGCCATCAATTCATTTTTTAGACTATACAAGTAAAGATAAGGGTTGAACCCGATCTAAAGCAGGAGTTTTGATGATAACCCATAGCAGCCATTTGGAATGACTGATGTTGCTCTCTTCACACATTCACATCCCGAGCACAGCCTGAGAAACTTATTCTGCTTCTTATTTCTCCAATTTCAAAGAAGCTGTTTTATTGCATCAAAGAAGCTTTATCAACGGAAATAACATTTCAACTCTAGTTGGATAGGTAATATATTATACATCCctgtaatgttaaaaaaaaaaaatctgtatGAACATGCAAATCGAAAATAGTCATAATAACATAAGGCAGCACATTGGAAATTCAGAAACTACATATACATTAGCGATTCTGTCTGAGGGAATTTAAGTGTGCGGCCAAGGTATCATAATCAGGAAGCTTAGGGTGAACATGAGTGGCACTCTCCTTCGATGATCCCTCAATTGATGTTTGAGCCTTCGAACTTTTGGCACTACCTGATGATATACTCTTCCGGACGGGAGAAGATACTTGTTCCTTTTCTGATGATTTCAAAGTTCCACCAACTGAAGATCTCTTGGTCTCTGAAACCGGCCTTGAAGTTGGTTGAGATGAAAACCGGGAATGCTGAAAACTTTCTCGGTGATCCGAGCTCTTCTTCTGAGGCTGAGTCTTTGGTTTAGCTTCGTCAGCATCTGGGCAATTTGAGGTTAAACTCTTTTCCTCACCATTGTCAAGCGCTACTGCTGGCTCGGAGGAAACTGTAGTTCTGTGATTAGAACTTCTCCGTGAATATGAAAGAGGAGCTTTCGTCCTTCGAGAAATTCTTGTGTTTGAATGCACCTTTAAACTTGTTTTAGGAAGATCTTCATCAGAACCACTATTTCCAGAATCAAAATATGGGACAGGGGTCCTTGAACTTGATCTCTTGTTGTTTGAGCCTTTACTTTCTTCAAAGCTTGGAGTTTTGTTGTATTGATCATCAGTGCtactaaaagcctgttttggctGTTCCTCCTGAGAATCATCGTCACTAGAGTCAACCTGAGTAACCGGTGCTCTTGTGCTGACTATTCTACTTACTTCAGCATTCTCTTTCCTACCATATGGCTTATGAATGTAAGATCCAGAACTAACTGAAGCTTCCACTGCCGCGGGAAAGGATGATTGCTTAATTCTAGTAGATGTATCATTGCCTGCTTCTTCAGAGGATAACGCATTGCCTCCAGGAACTTTAGAATATGGTGGACGCCTATAACCCTTATTTCGAAGGCCACCTGTCAAATTTCCCAAGTTCAGTTCCTTTCTTTCTTCCAGACTAGACTCATTAGAATGTTCAGTATCTTCCATGCCTTCAACCAACCGTGAATTGAGACTACTGTTTCCAGCCTCCTGGGAATCCATATTTTGTTTCTGACTACCTATACCAGGATTGCTATTCCCAACGAACCTAGATTTGCCTATGTCCTCTTCACTCTCTGAACTACGGCCATAATCATCGAATGTTGCAGGCAAGTCATCCCCATGAGAAGGAACTGCAGAGCTAGTTGAACTTTCAAAGAAGGCAGAAGCAGGCCACTCCTCTGAGAAAATATTGGATTTTGAAACGGACTTTTGAGCTGAATTGATATTCTGCTCAATGCTCAAAGAATTTGTACTTGTAAATGGATGACTAGGTGATATCTGACCCGGAGAAGAAAAGTTCATGTTGTATTCATGTACTTTAGGCTCTTCCTCCAAACCAAAATTGTCTTCATAAGTATCTGATCCATAATCATCAAAAACTGCCGAGGCATTGTCAAAAGAACCTGTTGTTTCTTCTGTGCCTCTTGGAAGGCTTGCTTCATCATTGAGATGAAATAAATCCTCACCAGAACCATTTCCAGACTTCTGACAGTTTATATTTGATAAAACATCATGATCATCATAAGAACTCTTTCTATCATGCAGTTCATTCTCAAATTGCATCCTGCTTTCACCAGACTTTCTCTTATCATTTTCTGACTCCTGCCAATATAGAACAGAGAGATCATCATGATCACCGGTAGATGTGTTTACTTGAGAAACAGACGAAGAATATCTTGATTGTTCCCCATCCCTGACGTCATGATGATCAACATTCTGAGGATTCTTAATATCATGCAGTTCATTCACAAATTGCTTCCCATTTCCACCTGAGTTTCTCTTCATGCTCACTTCAGCAAAATGCTCCATCTGCCTGTCTTCAGATGAGTTTATTAGGGAATATGCATCTCTGATTTCATTATTCACCGATGACATTTCATTGAAGGAATCATGAGTGGATTTATCACCACTCCTTGCAATGTTACTGTAAACATTTTCAGTCCCCTCTTCCTGGTTATGTTGTTCATTCCCGTCAGCTTGTTCATAATTCACAGAAGCCCTTCCATGAAGGGAATTATTAATCTGATGTCTGGCATGATGTTCATTTTCTGATGATGAGCCAGTATACTTCTGTAGTTCCTCATCTCTCATACCATTAGGGGACATGTATGACTCCATTGAATACTGCTGGGAGATATTTCCCCGGCTTGAAAGTTCAGCAGCAGCTCGGGCAGCCATACTTGCTCGCTCTGCAGATTCAGCAGCAGCCTGAGCAGCTGCAGTAGCATCCTTAAATTTCATTTCCCAATGTTGACTTGGCGAAGAGGAAGCTCTCTCATTCCCAGAATATGAATTCCTAAACTCCATCCCTTGATTTTCAGTTCCTGAAAAGCAAAGCACCGAAATAAATACCAAGTAACatacaatgaaaaaaaaaaaaaccaaaagatGATCAGTCAATAAGTTTAAATCTAATAATTAACATACCATGAGGCTTCGAATTTGGAGGATAAGTTCCAGAGGACACCGAATTATTGGTACTAGCATTTGAGTGATCAAAATTATTAGGATGAAGAAATGATCTAGAGCTGTGCTCATAGAAGCTTGCGGGTGCTTCATTTCTTCCAGTGTGTTTTGAATCTTGAACATTAGGGGTGCCTGTATCCATAGAAGTACTTGGTCCATTCtgcagaaaaaaaaattcatatgcaGAGAGCATTAGTCATCGAGCAAATCAGTTAACCTCGGACAAACGAGTAACAACATACAACCACTTCATAATTGAATATTTCTGCATGGAGGGTTCcaagtatgtttaaataaatatttatttgtttgcacatcaaaaagaaaaaagaaaaaagaaaaaaagggaaaccTGTTTTACACTAGTCTTACCAGCATGTCATCATAAATCTTTGATTCTTTAGCTCCAAATGATTCAGGGTTCCAGTTGATCTTATGTTCCACAGCAATTGCAGTCAAAATTTTGAGTTTGGTTGGACCATCAGGTGCATTAGCAGATAGTTTCTCAACTAACTAAAAGGAATCAAAAGAATTTTGTTAGGGCCATATAATTCTCATTATGCCAGATAATACTAAAATCTGGGTGCATTTCAACTACTGTTAATTCAAGAGTAGATGTTCCATACAAACTCACCATACGACCAACACCGCAATTAGGACGCAGTTCAAGCGAGGCAGAAGTAaattcttttccatattttgctGTAAAATGCTTTGAGACATCCTTGAGTTCTGGTATCTCTTCACACCTTGCAGACGCAAATATGACACTTGAAATCGCTTCCTTCAAATCGAGGGGGCAGTTTCTGAATAATTCAAGTCGATGAAAACACAATCTAAGGTTACTAAAAATATAgcaatagagaaaaaaattagtatagCTGAAAGACCAAAACACTTATAAATTCATCCTCGACGCACTCAAGCACATATATCCAGCTACTCAAAGCCACTGAAATTAACAGGTGCACCAACCTCTAGCAGAGGTCGCCAATctactaaaatttcaaatcaaagtAGTTTTATTGTACTTGAATTGAATACCAGTTTTCCCAGTTATGTTACTTGAAATCAGGTGTGAGTGTCAAATAGGGATACCTGTTCAACACATGCATCTTTAACTTTTACTAAGTTCTTTCCAAGTATTTAGAGGGTTACCTATGTCCATAAATCCATTGGACTAACAAAGTACCCCAAGGGTTCCCCTAGGTATTAAGGGAACTTGGGGGTTTTATAAACCAAGTCTAATTGGTTTAACAATGAAGGTTAATTTGCCTCTATTTGTTCAAACATCGGCAAACTCAGTAGCGTTACCCTAAATCCATAAAGGGCGATTAAAATCAATTCATGAAACAGTAAAAGAAAGTAATTTTACACACTTTTGAGATTCAATTATAAAAGGCGTTTAAAATCACTTAATGAAACAGTAAAGAAAGTAATTTACACACTTTTGAGATTCAATGATCGGCATACGTGCGACGATTAGTTCACAGTAGATCTCAAGTAGATTATACGCTGCCACAGTCTTTTCTTCCCTAACGACATGCTCCacctgaaaaattaaaataaataaataatgccactagaattaaaaacaaaatcaagATAAAGAAAACTCTGATCAAAAGTTAATACCCGAATCCTGGCCGTCTGATCTTGCCCCGACTCCAGTAATTGAGCCAACTCCCTCTTTAACTGCTGAACGTGTGCTTCTCTCTTGTTCTTCATTAGCTTTATTCGAGGTATCGCTAGCTTTAAAGCCATCTTGCTGTATCAAgtcaaaaattataataaaaaaggtCAAAAGATCATACTTCCTCTTCGGTtagaaaacacacacaaaaatcaattaatttaacagatatagaaataaaattaagaaaagaaattaCCATTTGGCTGGCTTGAAACTCCTGTGAAGCATTTTTATTTTCCCGGAATGGAGTATGATAAGTCGTTAAAGAGGGAATCAGAAGAACTAAAAAGGGGTTTTATCTTTTGCTTTGGATCAGAAGGGGAAAGTGAGATTGTGAATTTGATTTGGTCGGATGATTGATTTGTTAACGGAAACTGGGATCTTAGCGGCGAAGGAAGGTATAAGAATGGATTGGAGTTTTCGCGGAAATTGAAATgtcgttttattattattattattccttttttcaatttcttgtgaTGGTCAGATCAGAAATCGAATGTGATTAGAACACTTGAAATTTGGGAACACTATAAGGAAAGCGTGTGGAgtcaaattcaaaatatattgtTGATTTTGATAAACAGAGGGGACACAGAGTCTGAGATCAGAGGTTGATTGGGAAATTAATACTTAACGACGTGGAACTCTCTGTTCATGTGGAATTTACCAAAAACGCCTCTCCATAGGGTagaacttttcttttcttttgggtataaaattttcaatctttttaGCGAGGGTCGCCGTACTACCAAGATCactttatgtaattaaaataaattatattattttaaaataatttaatatttttaaaaataaaatttgaatagtaTTAATTtgaattagtaaaattttaaaattttcattcaattaaagttttaatttgatatatattttttattttttattgtaatatatacaatttattatctttatcaatttttattgtattatgtataatttattgTCTTCATTAATTgtagatttatatttttatcctatttatcaaatttgtatcATCGTCAACTGAGTCACTAACTCAGTTATAGATCTTACGGAAATGtattttcgtaattaaaataTACTATATTATTCAATGATAATTTAGTCTTTCTATTTAAAAGCAAATAAAGTGCATACAGTGAAATTTGAACCTACGCCAATTAGATTAATACAATTTCAAACttacacttaatcaaaattttattttaatatattttatacatttttattgtAATATCCACAATTTATTATCTTCAttagttgtatatattaataattttgttaattgagttgatgtcacAACACAACAGTACCTCACAAACGATGATAAGTCAAAACCATGATAAATAACAACAGTGCATCTAGTGTTGTTTATCTAaggtatttatgtgtttaaatttcgttttattcatactttaatctaattttttattttaatattgtatatatttcaCGTGTTATCATAATTAATAAGTTTCAAACCAtaagtttcattatttattttatgttatttttaaaaatacatctaTATTTTAAATTCGTAATTTCCATACGCATAGACATTTGATaggatttttagttttttttaaaataagattgGCTTTATTGTTAAGTAATGGAATAGCACACTTTTAGTTTtctaaaggttaaaatatgttataaattcatttacttttcacaaatttaaaatttaatatttgtacttttatttataaaaatttaatatttttatttttatatttcaaaatttatattcaattgttaactttattaaatattaaaattttggcatgatattttaaaataaaaaaatactcacatAATAACAATGTGACTAAAAAATTGACAttgtaataaatttgaaattaacaaaataattttaacagtgttaataattgattttaaatgttgaaatttgaaaaaatgaacccttaaatttctaaatatatatatatataagaactaaatttaaaaattgtgtGATATATTTTGaccttttataaattcaaaagaaAAGGCTATAAAGGTCCAGGTGTAGATTCGCGCATGGGAAAATGGAAATTGTGATATAGTTCTCGAAcgcttctttatttttcttcaatatCGCCAGACAAATAAGTAAAGAATAATGAAATTCATGTCTTTTAcgccttttattattattattataaatatgcaAATCGAGTGGACGAAAAaagattttatatgaaaaaacATGGAACTGAAATCAAAATCAGTTAGATCAGGAGTGTAACTTGTAAGCCTTTGTAATGCTTCGTTGGGCCATATACTAATTGGTCAATTTTATGCGGTTGGTAGTTGCGCTAACATCCTAACATCAATCAGTGAATTCATTAATTCAAATGGAAGCTGCCTGTTTGAACTGCTTTTGACAAAAAGGAGGGGAGGAAATGTTAAAATTCATCATTCACAAATATAATATCATCTCATATTTAAATTTGACACCTTTttaatatagtatatatatagcaaatgttgatgaaaattcataattaattgataatattagtgattaatattcattaaattaaccctgaaagtaaaagaaaatcaCAATTATCAATTTATATTCAACAAATTAAccataaaattaaacaaattcaccattaaactaattttattatattaacaaaattatgaaaatttaaaccCTAATAAATATTAGCAAATATCTTTGATTCGCTAACCTAAAACAAtgattaaacactaaaaaattaatacgatTATGAATGTCATTCGAATCAAACGGGTGATTGAATTGATTAAACTACTGGTTATTGGTTCATCCAGTTCAaacaaatgaattattaaaaaatcataaaaattaaaacaatttacttCAATCATCACTTCAATCGATTTTTTAGTCTCGTACAATCGATTCATACCAATTCACAAGTAAACTACATTTTTGTCATGATCTATACAGGTAAAAAAAAACGGATATTACCAAGTACCAAATGATGGATTTAAGCATCCAAAGAAATAGAGGTgagtaaaatttgatttgattcgaaaaacttgataaaaaatttaaattttgaattaaataatttgagttatttgagttaggtatcaactcgaataaaaaataaaatttttctgtttaactcgaatatgaattacacaattcgagttatccgaaaatccaaataaaaaaagagaaaactacatcgttttgataaatttttactttttctaaagttaaaagtcaaaatcattaagttaaaagagaaaattatattgttttgataaatatttactcattaaattaaaaaataaaataattatattatttatatagttaaataatcttatactttgtttactaattaaataatcgATCCATGTAAAGACAAAAGTAcgtcattttgataaatatttaacttttctaatgttaaaagtcaaaaccattaagttaaaagacaaaattacatcgttttaataaatatttactcattaaattaaaagataaaataattatattatttatgtagttaaataatcttgtacttcgtttactaattaaataatcagTCCATGTAAACTcaatattgagtataaataatatgattcgtTAACTCAACTCGAAAATTTTTTGGCTCGATtcaatttgattcgaaaaaaGGTTCAAATTAAGTTCGGTTGTCGTCAACTCGTCTAACTCGAATTTTTTTGATTCGACTCGATCGAATACCCACTCTTAGGGAAAAAGCTGCGGGAGATAAAATTCCTTgggaagaaaaaaatttataaccCATCAAGtttgagaaaaaaaagaattaagagaAAAATGATGacgaaaaaaacaacaaaaatataaGCGATTCAACTATAATGGCCAACATTCACGAAGTACTCAGATGATTAAAAACGTTCATATTTCTCACCAATTTAATAAAGAATCGAACACGGATATCGTGTATGAATGGGAATACTAGTATAGCGCTTAACACATCAAATGAAATGGAAGTGTAATGAAGTAAATTTTTGACGTTCAGAAATTAGAGTTCAAGCTTGGTGCTGCCTAGTCGGCTGAGTAAGATGGCCATATCCATACCTTGCATCATGGTAGGCACAGCCATCTCAACGGGACAATTCCGAGAAAATCCAACCTTGCCGGATTTTTGCACTTTCTTTATGCAACTCTTAAACTTCTCGTGGCATTTTACGTTAATCAAACCTGTAAAAACAATGGCAGCAATTATATTGTGATTCTGTCTGCCAAACAATTGGGCAAcccataaaaaagaaaaacagactGAATCAATCAATTAGCTTTTAACCTTTTTTCTCGACGCATTCGTCGTGGATCTTGCAACAAGCGTCCAGATCGTCGCACGGTTTTTCTCCAGGACAACCAGACCATCCCACCCCGCAATATTTCCCGTAACGGATTCCAACGGCTTCATTCCagatttgaaattaatttcatCGATTAAGAAAAAATAACTAATTGAATTCTAAAGAAAATACTTAATTCGAGAGATGAAGAATAGGGTGCTCACAGTTGCAGTTTTCAGCTATGCAGGTTCGGCTACATTTTACCTGAGAAATCATTAAATTTACTGTTACAACAATTAATTCTATTAACGGAGAGAACCAGCATTAAAAAATTGGATGCATTAATTCGAATTATCATGCTTAATCGGAAACAAAAAGAAACTAGGGTTTCGAGAATATCAGACCTGGGAATCATTGGTAACGGAATCGGCGAAGACGATGAGGAAAACGAAGATGAAAGCAAATGCTGCTACCAGACGCGTCTGAGCCGGAATAAAAGAACCGGGCAACATTTCTATCACGATTCGTCGTCCGATATACGCCTTTTTGTTATTCTGTCTGGAGAGTTCTCTTTCGATCCGCGTCGTCCAACAGTGTTTCTCGCTCATTCTATTGATCGAGGTGAAACCGCGGGGCGAACTGATAAAATTACCAGATCATCCCTCCCAATTCCGAGTTTCTAACTCCCAACACAAGCACTGGCGGAGAGGACTCTGGTGGTCTGGGCCCGTACGTCCACGTTTATGGATTTAATTCCTCAATAGAACAAACATTTACGATTACAAAATGAtatgaaaatcattattttttgttcaacttaaaaaaaatccgTTACAAAATGCTTTCAAAAATATTAGTCTGTTAATAATAAAAGTTAACgctattcaaatttaattttatttaatttttttaataatattaagatTAAATCAATCATAAAGAAAAAGTccattaaccttttttttattggaGCCAAAAGCAGAAGCATTTGATTCTTCATAAGTGCAAACACCGAAAGGATAGCAATTGGCTCTCTACCACTAATTTAACCCAACTCAGAGCTGTCAATGCACTCTAGTCTGTAGAAAGCAGGTTGATGCAGAAGATTTTGAATCAGTTTCATCCACAAATTGATCGAAGAACTAGATTTTACACCATAAACAACCACAATATTAATCTATTCTGATAGAGCAAAGTCCACGATGACACCCAATTCTAAATCCAAACGACGGTAAACCCCCTTAATCTAGCAGATACATAAATGTGAATCATCAACACTAGTTGCATATAGTTAGTGAAGGTAATAGAAAAGTTGGTCAAAAGTTGGCCGGTTAACCATAGGGATAAAAACAGAAGGGAAGAATGGAGGAATTAAGTTTGTGAGTAATTTGCACAATTATCATCAATCTTGCGTATAGTTCATAGCAAGGCTTACAAACAAACCTACGCCATTTTAACTATATAAATTATTTAGCTACCATATTAACCACTGATTTCTCAgcttcaaaattttcatgaaaacaacaaaaaatatgcATCCAGAAGAGCATACACTTCCAACTCCATGAAATACCGTCCGCCAGAAGATCACCCTCAGACATAGTAGCCAGTAAAAGTAAAACCCCTTCCCACTATCTCACCCGCACAAAACCATGCAAAGCACTCCAGTCCAAACAAAGCAGCAATACCAGCATTTTCAACCTTCAGTTCTTGCCTATTCTTCCACAGATTCTTCACATAATCAAGCTCCTTCCAAAATGACTCGGTACGACCAGGGATACTGCAAACAATTGCATAAAAAAGGAGTTATTTTGATATGCCATTGTGATTCTGACTTTAGCGAGTAGTACTGCCTCCAAGCATAAACTATTTCATATTTGTTTCTAAAGGAACAGCATATAACAAGGAAATTGCAAATAAACAAAGATATAGGGAGCATTATCATCGACTCTTTGTAAAA
The sequence above is drawn from the Gossypium hirsutum isolate 1008001.06 chromosome A05, Gossypium_hirsutum_v2.1, whole genome shotgun sequence genome and encodes:
- the LOC107907155 gene encoding GATA zinc finger domain-containing protein 14, coding for MLHRSFKPAKCKMALKLAIPRIKLMKNKREAHVQQLKRELAQLLESGQDQTARIRVEHVVREEKTVAAYNLLEIYCELIVARMPIIESQKNCPLDLKEAISSVIFASARCEEIPELKDVSKHFTAKYGKEFTSASLELRPNCGVGRMLVEKLSANAPDGPTKLKILTAIAVEHKINWNPESFGAKESKIYDDMLNGPSTSMDTGTPNVQDSKHTGRNEAPASFYEHSSRSFLHPNNFDHSNASTNNSVSSGTYPPNSKPHGTENQGMEFRNSYSGNERASSSPSQHWEMKFKDATAAAQAAAESAERASMAARAAAELSSRGNISQQYSMESYMSPNGMRDEELQKYTGSSSENEHHARHQINNSLHGRASVNYEQADGNEQHNQEEGTENVYSNIARSGDKSTHDSFNEMSSVNNEIRDAYSLINSSEDRQMEHFAEVSMKRNSGGNGKQFVNELHDIKNPQNVDHHDVRDGEQSRYSSSVSQVNTSTGDHDDLSVLYWQESENDKRKSGESRMQFENELHDRKSSYDDHDVLSNINCQKSGNGSGEDLFHLNDEASLPRGTEETTGSFDNASAVFDDYGSDTYEDNFGLEEEPKVHEYNMNFSSPGQISPSHPFTSTNSLSIEQNINSAQKSVSKSNIFSEEWPASAFFESSTSSAVPSHGDDLPATFDDYGRSSESEEDIGKSRFVGNSNPGIGSQKQNMDSQEAGNSSLNSRLVEGMEDTEHSNESSLEERKELNLGNLTGGLRNKGYRRPPYSKVPGGNALSSEEAGNDTSTRIKQSSFPAAVEASVSSGSYIHKPYGRKENAEVSRIVSTRAPVTQVDSSDDDSQEEQPKQAFSSTDDQYNKTPSFEESKGSNNKRSSSRTPVPYFDSGNSGSDEDLPKTSLKVHSNTRISRRTKAPLSYSRRSSNHRTTVSSEPAVALDNGEEKSLTSNCPDADEAKPKTQPQKKSSDHRESFQHSRFSSQPTSRPVSETKRSSVGGTLKSSEKEQVSSPVRKSISSGSAKSSKAQTSIEGSSKESATHVHPKLPDYDTLAAHLNSLRQNR
- the LOC121203639 gene encoding probable phospholipase A2 homolog 1 gives rise to the protein MSEKHCWTTRIERELSRQNNKKAYIGRRIVIEMLPGSFIPAQTRLVAAFAFIFVFLIVFADSVTNDSQVKCSRTCIAENCNSVGIRYGKYCGVGWSGCPGEKPCDDLDACCKIHDECVEKKGLINVKCHEKFKSCIKKVQKSGKVGFSRNCPVEMAVPTMMQGMDMAILLSRLGSTKLEL
- the LOC107907153 gene encoding uncharacterized protein, producing the protein MASKLLQLQSKASEASKFVAKNGSAYYKQLLEQNKQYIQEPSTVEKCNELSKQLFYTRLASIPGRTESFWKELDYVKNLWKNRQELKVENAGIAALFGLECFAWFCAGEIVGRGFTFTGYYV